The Plasmodium relictum strain SGS1 genome assembly, chromosome: 9 genome window below encodes:
- a CDS encoding ubiquitin related modifier, putative, with the protein MKTKIELKFLGGLESYLANKSKNHVSFEIESEEFNFENLIAYVRNNIIVERKDVFSDYVTTNNDTKMCKVLVDNTEYSNFNLNDKAKIKPGIIVLVNEYDWEILDTYSYKIQNNDKICFLSTLHGG; encoded by the coding sequence atgaaaacaaaaatagaattaaaatttttgggTGGCTTAGAAAGTTATTTAGCAAACAAGTCAAAAAACCATGTATCATTTGAAATAGAATCTGAAGAatttaattttgaaaatttaataGCATATGTgagaaataatataatagtaGAAAGAAAGGATGTTTTTTCTGATTATGTAACTACAAATAATGATACAAAAATGTGCAAAGTGTTAGTTGACAATACTGAATattctaattttaatttaaatgataaagcAAAAATAAAACCGGGGATTATTGTTTTAGTTAATGAATATGATTGGGAGATTTTAGATACCTATTCTTACAAAATTCagaataatgataaaatatgCTTTTTATCAACATTGCATGGTGGttag